The following is a genomic window from Fibrobacter sp. UWT2.
CAACGTTCCCCACTTGGGCAAGATGCTTGACGTCGTGAAGGTTAAGGACGGCTATGCTCGTAACTACCTCTTCCCGCGCAAGCTCGCTGTTCGTGCTACTAAGGAAGCCAAGCTCGAAATCGAAAACAACCGCGCTGCCGTTGAAGCTCAGTTCCAGAAGGAACTCGCTGCTGCTGGCGATGTGGCTGCTAAGCTTTCTCAGATTTCTGTCAACCTCGAACGCCGCGTTGTGGAAGGCGAACGTCTGTACGGTTCTGTGACCGCTTCTGACATTGCTGACGCCATCACCAAGCAGGGCGTTAAGGTTACCCGTGCTCAGGTTGCTCTCGAAGAACCGATCAAGCAGCTCGGTGTTTACACCGTGACGATCAAGGTCTTCAGCGACGTTGAAGCTCAGGTCAAGGTTTGGGTGGTTGCGGAGAAAGCCTAAGCTTTTTCTAAATCACTAGAAATCTTAAAAGCCGCTCTTTCGGGGGCGGTTCTTTTTTTTGTGGCACTTCTTTATAACAAAAAATGCGGACAAATGAATGTCCGCGTGCGATTGAAATTTTTGGTAGAAAATTACTTGTTGATGAACTGGGGAATGCCCTTGTACTTTTCCATGTTCTTCATGATGCAAGCCATTTCCCAGTCCTTTTCCTTGAAGCGGCGGCGGAGCAGGGCCACGAACACTTCCATGAGCATCAGGCAGTCGTAAACGGCGCGGTGCATCTTGTCGGATTCAATCTTCATGCTGATTTCGTCGCGGCGCTGGAACATGTTGGCCAAGATGCCGAGCTTGTGGGAACTGGCTTCGGGCAAGATTGCCTTGGAAATAGC
Proteins encoded in this region:
- the rplI gene encoding 50S ribosomal protein L9, with translation MEIILKANVPHLGKMLDVVKVKDGYARNYLFPRKLAVRATKEAKLEIENNRAAVEAQFQKELAAAGDVAAKLSQISVNLERRVVEGERLYGSVTASDIADAITKQGVKVTRAQVALEEPIKQLGVYTVTIKVFSDVEAQVKVWVVAEKA